One window from the genome of Eucalyptus grandis isolate ANBG69807.140 chromosome 7, ASM1654582v1, whole genome shotgun sequence encodes:
- the LOC104453982 gene encoding uncharacterized protein LOC104453982, with protein sequence MKRSATLSLSSSSPAAAAAAAAARNVSRPSPALPPFRSPVRPRSGALAFPRKSPFPGKSIGLGKMSFTAVASSAPGAGPDRSPSQGAESFFRKVLENMECVYLNRNPTAKAILELVRTADEDQICYDHLAFRTFGVNGYGIDSMADFFLDYGYTQREELRFPAKKLRALWFSPPRNSLSEGGTRANGPLPRIFISELLVDEMTPQAQEIIRKYVGISGNGNKHAALASALGALTWEKPLYSEFQQLARESEYAAWTLVNGYAVNHVTISTHRLKSHLRNIKNLNEYIEKNGFSLNSEGGILKVSPDGLLLQSSTVADSILFQFSEGIKESVPCSYIEFAERLVLPQFQSLPEKEVKEFHRRDGFEVGNADKIFESTSKEQLTRRAA encoded by the exons ATGAAGCGATCCGCCAcgctctccctctcctcctcctcccccgccgccgccgccgccgccgccgccgccaggaACGTCTCTCGCCCGTCGCCAGCTTTGCCCCCCTTCCGCTCCCCCGTCCGACCCAGATCGGGGGCCTTGGCTTTCCCGAGAAAATCGCCGTTCCCGGGAAAGTCTATCGGCCTCGGGAAGATGAGCTTCACCGCCGTTGCCTCGTCCGCGCCGGGGGCCGGACCCGATCGATCCCCTTCTCAG GGAGCTGAATCGTTTTTCAGGAAAGTCCTGGAGAACATGGAATGCGTGTACTTGAACAGGAACCCCACCGCCAAGGCCATCCTGGAGCTCGTTCGGACGGCCGACGAAGATCAAATATGTTATGATCATCTCGCGTTTAGGACTTTCGGG GTAAATGGTTACGGGATCGACTCTATGGCGGACTTTTTCCTGGATTATGGTTACACACAGCGAGAGGAGCTGAGGTTTCCTGCAAAGAAGTTGAGGGCCTTGTGGTTTTCACCTCCGAGAAACTCCCTTTCAGAGGGTGGGACCCGTGCGAATGGCCCTTTACCCAGAATTTTTATATCTGAACTTCTCGTCGACGAGATGACTCCACAAGCACAG gaaataattagaaaatacgTTGGGATCTCTGGCAATGGTAATAAGCATGCTGCTCTGGCAAGCGCATTGGGAGCTTTGACATGGGAGAAGCCTCTGTACTCTGAATTTCAACAATTAGCTAG GGAAAGCGAGTATGCTGCCTGGACCCTTGTCAATGGTTATGCGGTGAACCATGTCACTATTTCGACTCATCGGCTAAAATCACACCTGAGGAATATCAAAAACCTAAACGAATACATCGAAAAGAATGGATTCAGCTTGAATTCAGAAGGAGGCATCTTGAAAG TTAGCCCTGACGGTCTTCTGCTCCAAAGCTCAACGGTGGCAGATTCAATTCTTTTCCAGTTCTCAGAGGGGATCAAAGAATCAGTTCCCTGTTCATATATTGAGTTTGCCGAACGCCTTGTACTGCCTCAGTTTCAGAGTCTACCGGAGAAAGAG GTCAAAGAGTTCCACAGACGAGATGGTTTCGAGGTCGGGAATGCCGACAAGATCTTTGAGAGCACGTCGAAAGAGCAGCTCACTAGGAGAGCTGCATAA
- the LOC104453983 gene encoding probable serine/threonine-protein kinase PIX7 isoform X1 produces the protein MSVVTGSGGGGGAGGGGDNGKVEAWDSGESMGRKKKKSKDGGERKKAGGGREDGLGGDDDDDSVGVKESGCWVRLRFIGSCISSRSKVDSSISGTSTNYAESKFTNDTSRDQPAPPAVSSTTTSNTESNSSTSKLEEELKVASRLRKFNFNDLKLATRNFRPESLLGEGGFGCVFKGWIEENGTAPVRPGTGLTVAVKTLNHDGLQGHKEWLAEVNFLGDLVHPNLVKLIGYCIEDDQRLLVYEFMPRGSLENHLFRRALPLPWSIRMKIALGAAKGLAFLHEEAERPVIYRDFKTSNILLDADYNAKLSDFGLAKDGPEGDKTHVSTRVMGTYGYAAPEYVMTGHLTSRSDVYSFGVVLLEMLTGRRSMDKNRPNGEHNLVEWARPHLGERRRFYRLIDPRLEGHFSIKGAQKAAQLAAHCLSRDPKARPLMSDVVEALKPLPNLKDMASSSYYFQTMRAERIGSSPNARYGIQSQAGANARNRSLSIPNGTHASPYHHQYPHQSPKPNSKP, from the exons ATGAGCGTCGTCActggcagcggcggcggcggcggagctggGGGTGGGGGCGACAATGGCAAGGTCGAGGCTTGGGACTCGGGCGAGTCGatggggaggaagaagaagaagagcaaggacGGCGGCGAGCGGAAGAAAGCGGGAGGTGGCCGGGAAGACGGTctcggcggcgacgacgacgacgatagCGTGGGGGTGAAGGAAAGCGGTTGTTGGGTTAGGTTGAGGTTCATAGGGAGCTGCATCTCCTCAAGATCCAAAGTCGATAGCTCCATCAGTGGTACCAGTACTAATTACG CAGAAAGTAAATTTACAAATGATACGAGCAGAGACCAGCCTGCTCCTCCTGCGGTTTCATCTACGACCACTAGCAATACAGAAAGTAACTCTTCGACTTCCAAACTTGAAGAGGAACTTAAAGTTGCCTCTCGCCTGCGAAAGTTCAACTTCAATGATCTTAAGTTAGCTACAAGAAACTTTAGACCTGAAAGTCTACTTGGGGAAGGTGGTTTTGGCTGCGTCTTCAAGGGTTGGATCGAAGAAAATGGGACTGCTCCTGTGAGACCTGGCACTGGGCTTACTGTTGCTGTTAAAACTCTCAATCATGATGGGCTTCAGGGTCACAAAGAATGGCTG GCTGAAGTGAATTTTCTTGGTGATCTAGTGCATCCTAATTTGGTGAAATTAATCGGATATTGCATAGAAGATGACCAAAGGCTGCTAGTGTATGAGTTTATGCCAAGGGGGAGCTTGGAGAACCACCTCTTTAGAA GAGCTCTGCCTCTCCCTTGGTCTATCAGGATGAAAATAGCGCTAGGTGCTGCAAAGGGTCTTGCTTTTCTTCATGAGGAAGCGGAAAGGCCGGTGATATATCGTGATTTCAAAACTTCCAATATCCTGTTAGATGCT GACTACAACGCCAAGCTTTCTGATTTTGGGCTTGCAAAAGATGGTCCCGAGGGAGATAAGACTCATGTCTCAACACGTGTCATGGGAACATATGGCTATGCTGCCCCAGAATACGTGATGACCG GGCACCTTACTTCAAGGAGTGATGTCTATAGTTTTGGTGTGGTGCTTTTGGAAATGCTGACCGGAAGAAGATCCATGGACAAAAATCGACCTAATGGCGAGCATAACTTAGTTGAATGGGCTCGGCCACATCttggagagagaagaagattcTACAGATTGATAGATCCACGGCTTGAAGGTCACTTCTCGATAAAAGGTGCCCAAAAGGCTGCGCAGTTGGCTGCTCACTGCCTTAGCCGAGATCCGAAGGCTCGTCCCCTGATGAGTGATGTTGTTGAAGCTTTGAAGCCTCTCCCAAATCTCAAGGATATGGCAAGCTCATCATACTATTTTCAGACCATGAGGGCGGAGCGCATAGGGTCGAGCCCAAATGCTAGATATGGCATTCAATCGCAAGCAGGAGCGAATGCAAGGAATAGGAGTCTTTCGATACCGAATGGGACCCATGCATCCCCATACCACCATCAGTATCCTCATCAATCTCCAAAACCGAATAGTAAACCATAG
- the LOC104453983 gene encoding probable serine/threonine-protein kinase PIX7 isoform X2, whose translation MSVVTGSGGGGGAGGGGDNGKVEAWDSGESMGRKKKKSKDGGERKKAGGGREDGLGGDDDDDSVGVKESGCWVRLRFIGSCISSRSKVDSSISGTSTNYESKFTNDTSRDQPAPPAVSSTTTSNTESNSSTSKLEEELKVASRLRKFNFNDLKLATRNFRPESLLGEGGFGCVFKGWIEENGTAPVRPGTGLTVAVKTLNHDGLQGHKEWLAEVNFLGDLVHPNLVKLIGYCIEDDQRLLVYEFMPRGSLENHLFRRALPLPWSIRMKIALGAAKGLAFLHEEAERPVIYRDFKTSNILLDADYNAKLSDFGLAKDGPEGDKTHVSTRVMGTYGYAAPEYVMTGHLTSRSDVYSFGVVLLEMLTGRRSMDKNRPNGEHNLVEWARPHLGERRRFYRLIDPRLEGHFSIKGAQKAAQLAAHCLSRDPKARPLMSDVVEALKPLPNLKDMASSSYYFQTMRAERIGSSPNARYGIQSQAGANARNRSLSIPNGTHASPYHHQYPHQSPKPNSKP comes from the exons ATGAGCGTCGTCActggcagcggcggcggcggcggagctggGGGTGGGGGCGACAATGGCAAGGTCGAGGCTTGGGACTCGGGCGAGTCGatggggaggaagaagaagaagagcaaggacGGCGGCGAGCGGAAGAAAGCGGGAGGTGGCCGGGAAGACGGTctcggcggcgacgacgacgacgatagCGTGGGGGTGAAGGAAAGCGGTTGTTGGGTTAGGTTGAGGTTCATAGGGAGCTGCATCTCCTCAAGATCCAAAGTCGATAGCTCCATCAGTGGTACCAGTACTAATTACG AAAGTAAATTTACAAATGATACGAGCAGAGACCAGCCTGCTCCTCCTGCGGTTTCATCTACGACCACTAGCAATACAGAAAGTAACTCTTCGACTTCCAAACTTGAAGAGGAACTTAAAGTTGCCTCTCGCCTGCGAAAGTTCAACTTCAATGATCTTAAGTTAGCTACAAGAAACTTTAGACCTGAAAGTCTACTTGGGGAAGGTGGTTTTGGCTGCGTCTTCAAGGGTTGGATCGAAGAAAATGGGACTGCTCCTGTGAGACCTGGCACTGGGCTTACTGTTGCTGTTAAAACTCTCAATCATGATGGGCTTCAGGGTCACAAAGAATGGCTG GCTGAAGTGAATTTTCTTGGTGATCTAGTGCATCCTAATTTGGTGAAATTAATCGGATATTGCATAGAAGATGACCAAAGGCTGCTAGTGTATGAGTTTATGCCAAGGGGGAGCTTGGAGAACCACCTCTTTAGAA GAGCTCTGCCTCTCCCTTGGTCTATCAGGATGAAAATAGCGCTAGGTGCTGCAAAGGGTCTTGCTTTTCTTCATGAGGAAGCGGAAAGGCCGGTGATATATCGTGATTTCAAAACTTCCAATATCCTGTTAGATGCT GACTACAACGCCAAGCTTTCTGATTTTGGGCTTGCAAAAGATGGTCCCGAGGGAGATAAGACTCATGTCTCAACACGTGTCATGGGAACATATGGCTATGCTGCCCCAGAATACGTGATGACCG GGCACCTTACTTCAAGGAGTGATGTCTATAGTTTTGGTGTGGTGCTTTTGGAAATGCTGACCGGAAGAAGATCCATGGACAAAAATCGACCTAATGGCGAGCATAACTTAGTTGAATGGGCTCGGCCACATCttggagagagaagaagattcTACAGATTGATAGATCCACGGCTTGAAGGTCACTTCTCGATAAAAGGTGCCCAAAAGGCTGCGCAGTTGGCTGCTCACTGCCTTAGCCGAGATCCGAAGGCTCGTCCCCTGATGAGTGATGTTGTTGAAGCTTTGAAGCCTCTCCCAAATCTCAAGGATATGGCAAGCTCATCATACTATTTTCAGACCATGAGGGCGGAGCGCATAGGGTCGAGCCCAAATGCTAGATATGGCATTCAATCGCAAGCAGGAGCGAATGCAAGGAATAGGAGTCTTTCGATACCGAATGGGACCCATGCATCCCCATACCACCATCAGTATCCTCATCAATCTCCAAAACCGAATAGTAAACCATAG